ATTAGCTTTAGTATTTAGCTTTCCTTTTTCCAGCAATATATCGAGAAAGCCTTCATCATCACCGTATTTTAGCACCTGCTGCACTCTTTTTGGCCATGACAAAGGATTTTCAACCAACTTATGCTGGGCGTATAAATTAACAATGTATGCCAATGTATCTGATAATTGAATAAAATATGATTCGTTGGATTTCTTAGGCAGTGGGTCTTCAATAATTGTTTTCAAATCATTTCTATAACTGCCTTCATCAAAAAGTGAAGGAATGTAATTTATCCTTTGTAGTAATCTGGCAACCGAGGTCATTTTTTTTATTCGCCCTTCGTCTGTAATTACTATAAAACGATTGTCATTTCCTTCAGCCATATCATTTTCAATTCGCTGAAGACTATATGTGAAAGCATTTTTTAGAACATCATATTCTTCTTTCTTAATCCTGTTTTTATCAATGACTACATTGATAACTTTTAACTTTAGGGCAGCTATAAGTTTAAAGTGAAGTTCTATTAATTCTTTTCTCTCTTCTGTTGAATACTTGCCATGATATGGATACTTGTCCTGTATAAGTTGGCGGCAATGAAATTCCATTTTGATCGGGAAATCATATTTATCTTTAAGATATTGCCTGAATTTTCGAATTACGTCATAATTATCTTTCCAGTCACTTTCATGCATATAAACAGCACTCAACACAAATAATTGTGATGAAAATTTTGGATACCCATCATCTCCGGATTCGTCAAAATAGGCTATATACATTCTATCCAGTTTTTAGGATCGTTCAAAACTTTTATCAATCGCTCCTCCTCACTCCCCGGCTCCGGATGATGGTCATATACCCACTGCACATGCGGCGGCAGGCTCATCAATATGCTCTCGATACGGCCATTGGTTTTTAACCCGAAGAGCGTTCCCTTATCATGTACAAGGTTGAATTCTACATACCTCCCACGGCGTATTTCCTGCCAGTTACGGTTGGCTTCATCCCATGCAATATCTTTTCTTCGCTCTACTATCGGTACATAGGCGCTAAGGAAACTATTGCCAACTTCCGTTACAAAATCATACCAGTTTTCCATCGAAAAATCGTCAGTGGCCTTGCAATGGTCAAAGAACAAGCCGCCAATACCCCGTGCTTCACCACGGTGAGCATTCCAAAAGTATTCATCGCACTGCTTTTTAAATTTCGGATAAAATTCCGGGTTATGCTTATCGCAAGCTGTTTTACAGGTTTGGTGGAAGTGGCGTGCATCCTCATCGAATAAATAATAAGGCGTAAGGTCCTGCCCACCGCCAAACCAGCTATCTACAATATTACCCTGCTTGTCATACATTTCGAAGTAACGCCAGTTAGCATGTACGGTTGGCACAAAAGGGTTTTTGGGATGGATCACCAGGCTCAGGCCACAGGCAAAGAAATCTACATCGCCTACATTAAAATAGGCCTGCATGGCTTTTGGCAGTTCTCCATGCACTGCAGAGATGTTCACACCGCCTTTTTCAAAAACAGCGCCGTTCTCTATCACGCGCGTGCGTCCCCCGCCGCCTTCAGGACGCTGCCAAAGATCTTCACGGAATCTGGCGCTGCCATCAACTGCCTCAAGTTTAGAAGTTATGGCATCCTGTAAGCCTTGTATGTATTGGTAAAATTTATCTTTCATTGTATTCTGATCGTAATAATCCATAATAAAAAATATCTTCCAGAACGCCTTGTCCATTCTTAAACTCCTGCCGCAATACACCTTCCTTTGTAAAGCCATGTTTCAGTGCAATCCTCTGGCTGCCGTAATTGACAGGCGAAGTACAGATGGTTATTTTATTCATGTGCAGTTCTTCAAAGCAAAAAGCGATGAGGTTGCCGACTGCCTTTGTGATGATACCTTTCCCTTCAAAATCTTTATCTATAAAATAGGCGAGTTCGCATTTGGCAATTTTCCGGTCGATATTCTTTACAAGCACATAACCGATAAGCGCATTAGTGTCAAGGTTACGGAGATAATAGTAATAGTTTTCTTTCCGCCCTTCATTCATAGCCGACTGCCCTAATGCCGCAACGGTGTCTTCAAAATAGGTGTTGTTGGCCAGTGTCCCCGGAAAGGTTTTGGCAATATGATCCCTGTTCCTGTCGATGAGGGCATAAAATTCCTCCGGAAGGATGTCGGCAAGGGTATCGGTTTTCCAGTTGGTCACTTATTCAGGTTGTTTATCTTATTAAAAATATCAAATGAGAACATCCTGCTTTCTGTCTGTATGAAATTATAGAGTGATACCGCTTTTTCCTTAAACGAAGGGATTGTCGCCAGCATATCGGCCAGCTTTTCCATATTGGCAAAATCGAAATGGAATTTAACTACATGGCTGTTCAGGTCGTCATTGCTCATTTCTGCAATGCTTTCAACAGACAGCCCCATTTGCGCCAACAGCTGTTCGGCATGAGGCGTACTCATGCCACCCGGAACGTAAACCAGTTCCATAAGCTTGTTAAGGATGTTATTGATCCTCTCATTTTCCTCGTCGCGCAGTCCTAAGCTTAAGGGCATATTTTAGTTGTTGGTTGTTAGTTGCTGGTTGTCGGTGTCGGAAGCTTCCAACAACCGACAACCAGCAACCGATAACTATCTGTATTCTTTCACCGCATCTATAAAAGCTTTCGCGTGGTCTACCGGGATATTCGGTAATATTCCGTGACCCAGGTTCACAATATAATTGTCCTTGCCGAATTCATCGATCATCTGGTGCACCATTTTCTTTATCGTTAGTATTGGCGAAAGCAGCCTGCTTGGGTCGAAATTACCCTGAAGCGTTATTTTACCACCGGAAAGGTAGCGGG
Above is a genomic segment from Flavobacterium album containing:
- a CDS encoding DUF3800 domain-containing protein, which translates into the protein MYIAYFDESGDDGYPKFSSQLFVLSAVYMHESDWKDNYDVIRKFRQYLKDKYDFPIKMEFHCRQLIQDKYPYHGKYSTEERKELIELHFKLIAALKLKVINVVIDKNRIKKEEYDVLKNAFTYSLQRIENDMAEGNDNRFIVITDEGRIKKMTSVARLLQRINYIPSLFDEGSYRNDLKTIIEDPLPKKSNESYFIQLSDTLAYIVNLYAQHKLVENPLSWPKRVQQVLKYGDDEGFLDILLEKGKLNTKANKNNKFGIVYYPK
- the hemF gene encoding oxygen-dependent coproporphyrinogen oxidase, whose product is MKDKFYQYIQGLQDAITSKLEAVDGSARFREDLWQRPEGGGGRTRVIENGAVFEKGGVNISAVHGELPKAMQAYFNVGDVDFFACGLSLVIHPKNPFVPTVHANWRYFEMYDKQGNIVDSWFGGGQDLTPYYLFDEDARHFHQTCKTACDKHNPEFYPKFKKQCDEYFWNAHRGEARGIGGLFFDHCKATDDFSMENWYDFVTEVGNSFLSAYVPIVERRKDIAWDEANRNWQEIRRGRYVEFNLVHDKGTLFGLKTNGRIESILMSLPPHVQWVYDHHPEPGSEEERLIKVLNDPKNWIECI
- a CDS encoding GNAT family N-acetyltransferase translates to MTNWKTDTLADILPEEFYALIDRNRDHIAKTFPGTLANNTYFEDTVAALGQSAMNEGRKENYYYYLRNLDTNALIGYVLVKNIDRKIAKCELAYFIDKDFEGKGIITKAVGNLIAFCFEELHMNKITICTSPVNYGSQRIALKHGFTKEGVLRQEFKNGQGVLEDIFYYGLLRSEYNER